Proteins from a genomic interval of Lactococcus protaetiae:
- the argJ gene encoding bifunctional glutamate N-acetyltransferase/amino-acid acetyltransferase ArgJ has translation MKEVEGTIASPKGFSADAVHAQLKYKNLDLGIILSEVPTAIAGVFTTNKVCAAPVKLNREIIKNGKAQAIVCNSAVANAVTGDEGWQNALKTQKMIADKFNLVQEQVAVCSTGVIGVQLPMEKMATGISKLSKVGNPAGFAQAILTTDTKTKTINLEEEIGGKIVKMSGVCKGSGMIHPNMATMLAFITTDAKIAQSLLQKTLSVLTETTFNQITVDGDTSTNDTVLILANGMAANEEIIEGTKDYLVFKQMLEKVCQVLAQKIAADGEGATKLIEVTVKGAFDNLSARLIAKKIVGSSLVKTAIFGADPNWGRIVSSIGQAADFEVDDIELKIQDELVLYHSTPVQFEAAFLSEKLKENMISIVVDLNCGTGNGQAWGCDLTYKYVEINALYTS, from the coding sequence ATGAAAGAAGTAGAAGGAACGATTGCGAGTCCAAAAGGATTTTCAGCGGATGCAGTACATGCACAGTTAAAATACAAGAATTTAGATTTAGGAATTATTTTGAGCGAGGTTCCCACTGCTATCGCAGGAGTCTTTACAACGAATAAAGTATGTGCGGCACCTGTGAAATTGAATCGAGAAATTATAAAAAATGGGAAAGCACAAGCAATTGTTTGTAACTCAGCAGTGGCTAATGCTGTAACAGGAGATGAGGGTTGGCAAAATGCATTAAAAACTCAAAAAATGATTGCCGATAAATTTAATTTGGTACAAGAGCAAGTTGCAGTTTGCTCAACTGGGGTTATCGGTGTCCAGTTACCTATGGAGAAAATGGCTACTGGAATATCAAAATTATCTAAAGTGGGCAATCCAGCGGGCTTTGCTCAGGCAATATTGACTACAGATACAAAAACAAAAACGATAAACTTGGAAGAAGAAATCGGTGGAAAAATTGTAAAAATGAGTGGAGTGTGTAAAGGTTCTGGTATGATTCATCCTAATATGGCGACCATGCTTGCTTTTATCACAACTGATGCAAAAATTGCACAGTCATTGCTTCAAAAAACTTTGTCAGTACTGACAGAAACAACTTTTAATCAAATTACAGTAGATGGAGATACTTCAACGAATGATACCGTTCTTATCTTGGCAAATGGTATGGCCGCCAATGAAGAAATCATAGAGGGCACCAAAGATTATCTTGTATTCAAACAAATGTTGGAAAAAGTTTGCCAAGTTCTTGCTCAAAAAATTGCTGCTGATGGTGAAGGAGCCACCAAACTTATTGAGGTAACGGTGAAAGGAGCATTTGATAATCTTTCTGCAAGATTAATTGCTAAAAAAATCGTTGGTTCAAGTCTAGTCAAAACAGCTATTTTTGGTGCAGATCCTAATTGGGGGAGGATTGTATCAAGCATTGGTCAAGCTGCTGACTTTGAAGTGGATGATATTGAGCTTAAAATTCAGGATGAGCTTGTACTTTATCATTCTACTCCTGTTCAGTTTGAAGCGGCGTTCCTTTCTGAAAAATTAAAAGAAAATATGATTTCAATTGTAGTTGATTTGAATTGTGGTACGGGCAATGGGCAGGCTTGGGGCTGTGATTTGACCTACAAATATGTCGAAATCAATGCATTATATACGAGCTAA
- the lepA gene encoding translation elongation factor 4 yields MNISEMNARKEKIRNFSIIAHIDHGKSTLADRILEQTETVSKRELQAQMLDSMDLERERGITIKLNAIELNYTAKDGETYIFHLIDTPGHVDFTYEVSRSLAACEGAILVVDAAQGIEAQTLANVYLALDNNLEILPVINKIDLPAADPERVRQEIEDVIGLDASEAVLASAKSGIGIEEILEQIVEKVPAPSGEVDAPLKALIFDSVYDAYRGVILQVRVVDGSVKVGDRIQLMSNGKEFDVTEVGIFTPKAVSRDFLMAGDVGYIAASIKTVADTRVGDTVTLANNPAKEALGGYKQMNPMVFAGIYPIESNKFNDLREALEKLQLNDASLQFEPETSQALGFGFRCGFLGLLHMDVVQERLEREFGIDLIMTAPSVVYHINTTDGELLEVANPSEFPDPTRIENIEEPYVKAQIMVPNEFVGSVMELAQRKRGVFETMDYLDANRVNISYHIPLSEIVFDFFDKLKSSTKGYASFDYEISDYRVSNLQKMDILLNGDKVDALSFIVHKEFAYERGKIIVEKLKKLIPRQQFEVPIQAAIGQKIVARSDIKALRKNVLAKCYGGDISRKRKLLEKQKAGKKRMKSIGSVEVPQEAFLSVLSMDEE; encoded by the coding sequence ATGAACATCTCAGAAATGAACGCGCGTAAGGAAAAAATTCGTAATTTTAGTATTATTGCGCATATTGACCACGGAAAATCAACACTTGCCGACCGTATTCTTGAACAAACTGAAACAGTTTCAAAAAGGGAACTTCAAGCTCAAATGCTAGATTCAATGGATTTGGAGCGTGAGCGTGGAATTACGATTAAACTCAATGCTATTGAACTCAATTACACTGCAAAAGATGGCGAAACGTACATTTTCCATTTGATTGACACGCCGGGCCACGTTGACTTTACTTATGAAGTTTCTAGAAGCCTTGCAGCCTGTGAAGGAGCGATTCTCGTTGTGGATGCGGCACAAGGAATTGAAGCACAGACACTTGCCAACGTTTATCTGGCTCTGGATAATAATCTTGAAATTCTTCCTGTCATCAATAAAATTGACCTTCCTGCTGCTGACCCAGAAAGAGTGCGTCAAGAGATTGAAGACGTTATTGGGCTTGATGCCTCAGAAGCTGTACTTGCTTCTGCAAAATCAGGGATTGGTATTGAAGAAATTCTTGAGCAGATTGTTGAGAAAGTACCAGCACCCAGTGGTGAAGTAGATGCGCCTCTAAAAGCGCTGATTTTTGACTCCGTTTATGATGCTTATCGTGGTGTTATTTTACAAGTTCGTGTGGTTGATGGATCGGTTAAAGTTGGTGATCGTATTCAACTGATGAGCAATGGAAAAGAATTTGATGTGACAGAAGTTGGGATTTTCACACCAAAAGCAGTGAGTAGAGACTTTCTGATGGCGGGAGATGTTGGCTATATTGCAGCAAGTATCAAAACGGTTGCCGATACTCGAGTTGGTGATACAGTAACACTCGCAAACAATCCAGCAAAAGAAGCACTTGGTGGCTATAAGCAAATGAATCCAATGGTATTTGCAGGGATTTATCCGATTGAGTCTAATAAATTCAATGATTTGCGTGAAGCTTTAGAAAAACTTCAACTTAATGATGCCAGTCTTCAGTTTGAGCCAGAAACCTCGCAAGCGCTTGGATTTGGCTTTCGCTGTGGTTTTCTTGGACTTCTGCATATGGATGTCGTCCAAGAACGTTTAGAGCGTGAGTTTGGTATTGATTTGATTATGACAGCGCCATCTGTCGTGTACCATATCAATACAACTGATGGTGAATTACTTGAAGTTGCCAATCCTTCTGAATTTCCAGACCCAACACGAATTGAAAACATCGAAGAACCGTATGTTAAAGCGCAAATCATGGTACCCAATGAATTTGTAGGAAGTGTCATGGAGCTTGCTCAACGCAAACGTGGTGTTTTTGAGACAATGGATTACCTTGATGCCAATCGAGTTAATATCAGTTATCATATTCCATTAAGTGAGATTGTATTTGATTTCTTTGATAAATTAAAATCATCAACCAAAGGCTATGCAAGCTTTGACTATGAAATCAGTGACTATCGTGTGTCTAATCTGCAGAAAATGGATATTCTGCTGAATGGTGATAAAGTTGATGCACTAAGCTTTATTGTTCACAAAGAGTTTGCCTATGAGCGCGGTAAAATCATCGTTGAAAAGTTGAAAAAACTCATTCCGCGCCAACAGTTTGAAGTGCCTATTCAGGCTGCTATTGGTCAAAAAATTGTGGCACGGAGTGACATTAAAGCACTTCGTAAAAACGTCCTTGCTAAATGTTACGGTGGTGATATTTCGCGTAAGCGTAAACTACTTGAGAAGCAAAAAGCAGGTAAAAAACGAATGAAGTCAATTGGTTCGGTAGAAGTACCACAAGAAGCCTTCCTATCAGTACTTTCAATGGATGAAGAATAG
- the argC gene encoding N-acetyl-gamma-glutamyl-phosphate reductase gives MKKIAIVGITGYSGLECFRLLYYHPEVEVAKVYATSHCGEKLADVFPQFDGLTDLVIENFDRQEVTEQCDAIFFATSSGVSKELALSFIEQNFPVIDLSGDFRIKNPETYKKWYKNASVNIEYLFKVQYNLADLGKATKPYIANPGCYATATLLALAPLVQQNLIELDSIIVDAKSGLSGAGKSLSEASHFVNVSDNMSMYKVNMHQHIPEIAQQLKVWNSDFHALQFTTSLIPVTRGIFVSSYAKLSTGVRFEQVCEAYKKCFANKTFVRIRRQMPQLSDVIGTNFCDIGLAYNSVTNVLTVVSVIDNLMKGAAGQAVQNFNQLFGYDDCLGLKFMPQI, from the coding sequence ATGAAAAAAATAGCAATAGTCGGTATTACTGGATATAGTGGATTAGAGTGTTTTAGATTGCTTTATTATCATCCAGAAGTAGAGGTTGCAAAGGTGTATGCGACTTCACACTGTGGTGAAAAATTAGCAGATGTTTTTCCTCAGTTTGATGGGTTGACAGATCTGGTTATTGAAAACTTTGATAGACAAGAAGTGACTGAACAATGCGATGCAATATTTTTTGCAACTTCTTCTGGAGTAAGTAAAGAACTGGCTTTATCTTTTATTGAACAAAATTTTCCTGTTATTGATTTATCTGGTGATTTTAGAATAAAAAATCCTGAAACATACAAAAAGTGGTATAAAAATGCAAGTGTAAATATAGAATATTTATTCAAGGTGCAGTATAATTTAGCTGATTTAGGGAAAGCTACGAAGCCTTATATTGCGAACCCTGGCTGCTATGCGACAGCTACGTTATTAGCTCTAGCACCTTTGGTACAGCAAAATTTGATTGAGTTGGACAGTATTATTGTGGATGCTAAATCAGGACTTTCAGGTGCTGGAAAAAGTTTGAGCGAAGCAAGTCATTTTGTAAACGTTTCAGACAATATGAGTATGTATAAAGTAAATATGCATCAGCATATTCCAGAGATTGCTCAACAATTAAAGGTTTGGAATTCTGATTTTCATGCTCTGCAATTTACGACGAGCTTAATCCCTGTGACACGAGGTATTTTTGTAAGCAGTTATGCAAAATTATCAACGGGAGTGAGATTTGAACAGGTTTGTGAAGCTTATAAAAAATGCTTTGCTAATAAAACTTTTGTCAGAATTCGACGACAAATGCCGCAATTGTCAGATGTAATAGGTACAAATTTTTGTGATATTGGTTTGGCTTATAATTCAGTGACAAATGTTTTGACGGTTGTTTCTGTGATTGATAATTTGATGAAAGGTGCTGCAGGGCAGGCAGTACAAAATTTCAATCAGTTATTTGGTTATGATGATTGTTTAGGGCTTAAGTTTATGCCACAAATCTAG
- a CDS encoding SDR family oxidoreductase — MKIFIAGSTGRVGLTLLDKMSQTGHQIFAGARQKDKVPTIRNVTPVSFDLDWTPDQMIEVIKEMDIIIDVAGSSGGSLLQVDLFGAVKLMQATESAGIKRFILLSTIFALQPEKWTTPGFIALKDYYIAKHFADLYLINNTSLDYTILQPGYLTEEKESGLIDINDEISAPNTIEDVAQTLKELVNTKHSIGKVITMHNGATPIAAALNTL; from the coding sequence ATGAAAATATTTATTGCTGGCTCCACTGGTCGTGTGGGGTTGACTTTACTTGATAAAATGTCACAAACGGGACATCAGATATTTGCTGGTGCTCGTCAAAAAGATAAAGTGCCTACTATTCGAAATGTGACTCCTGTAAGCTTCGACTTGGATTGGACACCTGATCAAATGATTGAAGTCATAAAGGAAATGGATATTATCATTGATGTGGCGGGTTCATCTGGGGGAAGTTTACTTCAAGTAGATTTGTTTGGAGCGGTGAAATTGATGCAAGCTACAGAGAGCGCTGGGATTAAACGTTTTATTTTGTTAAGCACTATTTTTGCTTTGCAGCCTGAAAAATGGACAACACCAGGATTTATCGCGCTGAAAGATTATTATATCGCAAAGCATTTTGCAGATTTGTATTTGATTAATAATACAAGTTTAGATTATACAATTTTGCAGCCAGGTTATTTGACTGAAGAGAAAGAAAGCGGATTGATTGATATCAATGATGAGATTTCCGCTCCTAATACTATTGAAGATGTGGCGCAAACTCTGAAAGAACTCGTGAATACCAAACATTCAATCGGTAAAGTTATTACAATGCATAATGGAGCAACGCCAATTGCTGCCGCACTTAACACACTTTAA
- the murT gene encoding lipid II isoglutaminyl synthase subunit MurT, with translation MTIKTSFASFVGKSSAFVLEKFFRRGSTLPGKLALKIDPNILSVMTKNYEIIVITGTNGKTLTTALTVGILEKAFGPVVTNPSGANMITGIVSTFLKAPKTRNPQKKFAVLEIDEASLPKITEYIKPSLFVFTNIFRDQMDRYGEIYTTYDFIVKGAENLPTATVLLNGDSPLFNSKKLVNKVKYYGFDHEEHTPTHAHYNTEGIVCPRCHHILAYKMNTYANLGNYICVNCGFARPSLDYKLSELTEITNTSSRFVIDGNSYKINVGGLYNIYNALAAVSVAEYFDVPAEKIAAGFNESKAVFGRQETLEIDGKKVTIVLIKNPVGANQALEMMKLANYPFTLISLLNANYADGIDTSWIWDANFELLREMEIDQIVTGGARASEMARRMRVTGFDADKISERDNLASVLRDIKSAKTSHVYILATYTAMLAMRELLSKEHLIDGEMK, from the coding sequence ATGACTATAAAAACTTCATTTGCGAGTTTTGTTGGGAAATCATCAGCTTTTGTCTTGGAGAAATTTTTTAGACGTGGCTCAACTTTACCCGGCAAACTTGCGTTAAAAATTGATCCAAATATTCTGTCAGTAATGACAAAAAATTATGAAATTATTGTCATTACTGGAACCAACGGTAAGACACTGACAACAGCTCTGACGGTAGGGATTTTGGAGAAGGCTTTTGGCCCTGTCGTGACTAATCCTTCTGGTGCCAATATGATTACTGGAATCGTCTCGACTTTTTTGAAAGCACCAAAAACAAGGAATCCTCAGAAAAAATTTGCAGTATTAGAGATTGACGAAGCAAGTCTGCCAAAAATTACAGAGTATATCAAACCCTCACTTTTTGTATTTACCAATATTTTTCGTGACCAAATGGATCGTTATGGTGAAATTTATACGACTTATGATTTCATTGTAAAAGGAGCTGAGAACTTACCTACTGCGACAGTTCTGCTCAATGGCGATAGTCCATTATTTAATTCTAAAAAATTGGTGAACAAAGTCAAATATTACGGTTTCGACCATGAGGAACACACTCCAACTCACGCTCACTACAATACCGAGGGAATTGTTTGTCCTAGATGTCATCACATTCTTGCTTACAAAATGAATACTTATGCTAATCTTGGAAATTATATCTGTGTAAATTGCGGATTCGCTCGCCCATCACTTGACTATAAGCTGTCAGAACTGACAGAAATCACAAATACTTCATCACGTTTTGTCATTGACGGAAATTCTTATAAAATCAATGTCGGCGGGCTTTACAATATTTACAATGCACTAGCTGCAGTTTCTGTTGCCGAATATTTTGATGTTCCTGCAGAAAAAATCGCTGCTGGTTTCAATGAGTCAAAAGCTGTCTTTGGTCGTCAGGAAACACTTGAAATTGATGGCAAAAAAGTCACAATCGTATTGATTAAAAACCCCGTTGGTGCCAATCAAGCCTTAGAAATGATGAAATTGGCAAACTATCCCTTTACCTTAATCAGCCTTTTGAATGCAAATTATGCTGACGGAATTGACACGAGTTGGATTTGGGATGCTAATTTTGAATTACTCCGAGAAATGGAAATTGACCAGATTGTTACAGGTGGTGCTAGAGCAAGCGAAATGGCACGTCGGATGCGCGTCACTGGTTTTGATGCCGACAAGATTTCTGAACGTGACAATCTAGCCAGCGTTTTGAGAGACATAAAATCAGCCAAAACCAGCCATGTCTATATCCTTGCAACTTACACAGCAATGCTTGCTATGCGTGAACTTCTTTCAAAAGAACATCTGATTGACGGAGAAATGAAGTAA
- a CDS encoding acetolactate decarboxylase produces MTNSKIFQHNTYNTLYGGFYEGTITLEEALKHGSAGIGTLDTANGEVTILDGVAYHGSSENKVRIVEKDETLPYVAVVDHQPLTSFTDASCSSASEFLSALTEKLPTKSAAYSIVIAGFFKTMTISSKPAGNTEPYLDILAKQPHFTRENACGTIVGIWSPKHLADLFGDGFHLHFISSDKTFSAHVQDFVIDKVTVEFGKIDSIQQVFPVDNENFEKHQF; encoded by the coding sequence ATGACAAACAGTAAAATATTTCAACATAATACATATAATACACTTTACGGCGGTTTTTATGAGGGGACCATCACGCTTGAAGAAGCATTGAAACATGGAAGTGCCGGAATTGGTACACTTGACACAGCAAATGGTGAAGTCACTATTTTGGACGGTGTGGCTTATCATGGATCTTCTGAAAATAAAGTCCGCATTGTAGAAAAAGATGAAACGCTTCCTTATGTTGCTGTTGTTGACCATCAACCGTTGACGAGTTTCACTGACGCTTCTTGCAGTAGCGCTTCTGAATTTCTGTCAGCACTGACAGAAAAATTACCAACAAAAAGTGCGGCTTACAGCATTGTTATTGCAGGTTTTTTTAAAACGATGACGATTAGTAGCAAGCCAGCAGGGAATACTGAACCTTATCTGGATATTCTTGCTAAACAGCCTCATTTTACAAGAGAAAATGCTTGCGGGACAATCGTTGGAATTTGGTCTCCGAAACATTTGGCAGACCTCTTTGGTGATGGTTTCCATTTGCATTTTATAAGTAGTGACAAGACTTTTAGCGCCCACGTTCAGGATTTTGTCATTGATAAAGTGACAGTGGAGTTTGGCAAAATCGATAGCATCCAACAAGTGTTTCCCGTAGATAATGAAAATTTTGAAAAACATCAGTTCTAA
- a CDS encoding ABC transporter permease codes for MAKKTINKDVRRSITGSLGRFLSIFSLMVLGVFAFVGLKVSGPNMRATAEHFYTQHRLADLTVTSTLGLDDSDQKLIKATSGVKQVEFGYFRDVLLKGTHTSLRLFSPPQDLSTYALQAGRMPTQMGEIALDYLYEGQFRLGDTIDFTEEKSDGNYILRQHSFKIVGFVKSSEYVDKNDFGRTTIGTGQLNGYGVVPKNTFDSPVYMIARMTFTRMQGLSIYDVRYNDLASHYQTKVENQLKNQPENRLKALKTKPQQQIDSAKIELKQKEQQIAQQKSQLETQQQQLTAAEATGLPVSPEMQAEIDDGQQQIKQAQAKITTAQSDLQTKQEALNRLVAPVYTVNNRKDGNPGYQSFLDDSTRIDTLSNVFPVVLFAIALLVSLTTMTRFVEEERSNLGLLKALGYSNRQIHQKFIIYGLVSSGSGAVVGTILGHTFLPIAVFNAYTASSTFSNLRLTFSVFWTIVAFLIAIACSVLPAYWVVYQELRAAPAQLFLAKAPKAGSRILLEKIGFIWRRMSFTYKVTARNLFRYKKRMLMTIFGVAGCTALLVMGFGIRDSISGLASRQFGDILHYDMIAVEQEKMSNSERDELDKKLNSDTIASHLSVHFEQLTKKTDDNETQQISMIVPNQTNHFSQYVTLRNRISQKKLPLTDSGAIISEKLSDLLNAKVGDYFTVENADHKQFKIRISGITEMYMGHYLFMSPIEYQHVFGKSFAANAQLIKLTDSKESNVREQSAKLMSLPAVAAISQNIDMRNTIDAFMQGMNSVMFVLIICAILLAVVVIYNLTNINVSERIRELSTIKVLGFYDREVTMYIYRETILLSFIGIFCGFGLGAFFHRFIIEQVAPDLVMFNPALLWTNLLLSATITMATTLALSLFVHFKLKRVDMLGALKSID; via the coding sequence ATGGCGAAAAAGACAATAAATAAGGATGTCAGACGTTCTATTACTGGTTCTTTGGGACGTTTTCTTTCTATTTTTTCTTTGATGGTGCTGGGTGTTTTTGCATTTGTGGGATTGAAAGTTTCAGGACCGAATATGCGTGCAACAGCAGAACACTTTTATACACAACATAGGTTGGCAGATTTGACAGTGACTTCAACTTTAGGATTAGATGATAGCGATCAAAAGTTGATCAAAGCAACTTCAGGTGTGAAGCAGGTAGAGTTTGGTTATTTTCGTGATGTGTTACTCAAAGGTACACATACAAGTTTGCGCTTATTTTCTCCTCCTCAAGATTTGTCAACCTATGCACTGCAGGCAGGGAGGATGCCAACACAGATGGGTGAGATTGCACTAGATTATCTTTATGAAGGACAGTTTCGCTTGGGTGACACCATTGATTTTACGGAAGAAAAATCAGATGGAAATTATATTTTGCGCCAACATTCATTTAAAATTGTTGGATTTGTTAAATCAAGTGAGTATGTAGATAAAAATGATTTTGGCCGGACAACAATTGGTACCGGACAACTCAATGGTTATGGGGTGGTTCCTAAAAATACTTTTGATTCTCCCGTCTATATGATTGCGAGGATGACGTTTACTCGAATGCAAGGCTTATCAATCTATGACGTGCGCTATAATGATTTGGCAAGTCATTATCAAACAAAAGTTGAAAATCAACTCAAAAATCAGCCTGAAAATCGTTTGAAAGCATTAAAAACTAAACCACAGCAACAGATTGATTCAGCAAAAATTGAGTTAAAGCAAAAAGAGCAACAGATTGCCCAGCAAAAATCACAGTTAGAGACACAACAGCAGCAACTCACAGCTGCCGAGGCCACAGGATTACCTGTGAGTCCTGAGATGCAAGCTGAAATTGATGATGGACAGCAGCAAATAAAACAAGCACAAGCAAAAATCACGACTGCTCAATCTGACTTGCAGACAAAACAAGAGGCGCTCAATCGTTTAGTTGCACCGGTCTATACTGTTAATAATCGTAAAGATGGGAATCCAGGTTATCAGAGCTTTCTTGATGATTCTACACGAATCGATACATTATCTAATGTTTTTCCAGTTGTGCTTTTTGCGATTGCACTCTTGGTGAGTTTGACGACAATGACTCGTTTTGTTGAGGAGGAACGAAGTAATCTTGGTTTACTCAAGGCTTTAGGCTATTCTAATCGACAAATTCATCAGAAATTTATCATTTATGGCTTAGTATCCAGTGGAAGTGGGGCAGTGGTTGGAACAATTTTGGGGCATACTTTTTTACCGATTGCGGTATTTAATGCTTACACTGCCTCGTCAACATTCTCTAATTTGCGGTTGACTTTTTCTGTTTTTTGGACAATCGTAGCATTTTTGATTGCGATTGCTTGTAGTGTGCTACCTGCATATTGGGTGGTTTATCAGGAGTTACGTGCGGCACCTGCTCAACTATTTTTGGCGAAAGCTCCGAAGGCAGGCTCACGGATTTTATTGGAAAAAATTGGTTTTATATGGCGGCGGATGAGTTTCACTTATAAAGTAACTGCTCGTAATCTATTTCGCTATAAAAAACGGATGCTGATGACAATTTTCGGAGTGGCAGGTTGTACGGCACTGCTTGTGATGGGATTTGGGATTCGTGATTCGATTTCGGGTCTTGCGAGTCGGCAATTTGGTGACATTTTGCACTATGACATGATTGCAGTAGAGCAGGAGAAGATGTCAAACAGCGAGCGTGATGAATTAGATAAAAAATTGAATTCGGACACGATTGCTTCACATTTGTCGGTGCATTTTGAACAATTGACTAAAAAGACGGATGATAACGAAACACAACAAATTAGTATGATTGTGCCAAATCAAACGAATCATTTTTCACAATATGTTACTTTAAGAAATCGCATTTCACAAAAAAAGTTACCCTTAACAGATTCAGGCGCGATTATTTCCGAAAAGCTTTCTGATTTGCTGAATGCTAAAGTAGGTGATTATTTCACAGTTGAAAATGCTGACCATAAACAGTTTAAAATTCGCATTTCTGGCATTACTGAGATGTATATGGGACATTATCTGTTCATGAGTCCAATAGAATACCAGCACGTTTTTGGTAAGAGCTTTGCAGCAAATGCTCAATTGATTAAACTTACAGATTCTAAAGAGAGTAACGTTCGGGAGCAGTCAGCTAAGTTGATGAGTTTACCTGCTGTGGCAGCTATTTCACAGAATATTGATATGCGCAATACAATTGATGCGTTTATGCAAGGAATGAATAGTGTCATGTTCGTCTTGATTATATGTGCGATTTTACTTGCGGTGGTAGTGATTTATAATCTGACAAACATCAATGTTTCTGAGCGAATTCGTGAGCTTTCAACGATTAAAGTCCTTGGATTTTATGACCGAGAAGTGACAATGTATATTTATCGTGAAACGATTTTATTGAGTTTCATTGGTATATTTTGTGGTTTTGGATTGGGTGCTTTCTTCCATCGATTTATTATTGAGCAGGTCGCTCCTGATTTAGTCATGTTCAATCCAGCATTATTGTGGACAAATTTACTCTTGTCTGCAACGATTACGATGGCAACAACGCTTGCTCTGAGTCTATTTGTTCATTTTAAATTAAAACGTGTAGATATGTTGGGTGCTTTGAAATCAATTGATTGA
- the gatD gene encoding lipid II isoglutaminyl synthase subunit GatD, translating into MTYISLKSNLEHPKFELTIAHLYGDLMNTYGDNGNILMLKYVGEKLGCEMTFEIVSLGDSFDKERYDLVFWGGGQDYEQEIIADGSLSALTEPLKSYIEADKPLLAICGGYQMLGQYYVNASGHKIAGTGILGHYTENLRTDRFIGDIETHNDEFGETYYGFENHSGITYLSEDEKPLGRVVYGGGNNPDDNTEGLIYKNTFGTYFHGPILSRNSRLAYRLVTTALRQKYGQSISLPSFEEILSDEEKGQNITDIKRKSEK; encoded by the coding sequence ATGACTTATATTTCACTAAAATCCAATCTTGAACATCCAAAATTTGAATTGACCATCGCCCATCTTTATGGTGATTTAATGAATACTTATGGCGATAATGGCAATATTCTCATGCTCAAGTATGTTGGCGAAAAGCTTGGTTGCGAGATGACCTTTGAGATTGTGTCCCTTGGCGACAGTTTCGATAAAGAGCGCTACGACCTCGTTTTTTGGGGTGGTGGACAAGATTACGAGCAAGAAATTATCGCTGATGGAAGTCTGTCAGCACTGACAGAACCTCTAAAATCCTATATTGAAGCTGACAAACCTCTGCTTGCCATCTGCGGTGGCTATCAAATGCTCGGACAATATTATGTCAACGCTTCAGGTCATAAAATCGCAGGAACTGGGATTCTTGGACATTACACAGAAAACCTGCGCACTGACCGTTTTATCGGTGATATTGAAACACACAATGACGAATTTGGCGAAACCTATTATGGCTTTGAAAATCATTCTGGCATCACTTATTTATCGGAAGATGAAAAACCGTTGGGGCGTGTTGTCTATGGCGGTGGCAACAATCCAGATGATAATACCGAAGGATTGATTTATAAAAACACCTTCGGTACTTACTTTCATGGACCTATCTTATCAAGAAATAGCCGACTTGCTTACAGACTTGTCACTACTGCTTTGCGTCAAAAATATGGTCAATCCATTTCACTTCCAAGCTTTGAAGAAATTTTGTCAGATGAAGAAAAAGGACAAAACATCACTGATATTAAACGCAAATCCGAAAAATAG
- a CDS encoding DivIVA domain-containing protein, whose translation MKKIDEYEYPNKKHFIKSALGYNRGEVDLFLRQLAENPLPPEQIKNKSFSSSAMGYDKQDVKFYLQELAAYRYNIEHADEQERKRLESLAKVDLAHPDFKVVFRGYNPCEIDEFIQKTHTPKEIYEAHFTKQFRGYNTYQVDFYLDAWIQKLKGNL comes from the coding sequence ATGAAAAAAATTGACGAGTACGAATATCCCAATAAAAAGCATTTCATAAAATCTGCACTTGGCTATAATCGTGGTGAAGTCGATTTATTCTTACGCCAGCTGGCTGAAAATCCCTTACCTCCTGAACAAATCAAGAACAAGAGTTTTTCAAGCAGCGCTATGGGTTATGATAAACAAGATGTTAAGTTCTATCTTCAAGAACTCGCTGCTTACCGCTACAACATTGAACACGCAGATGAGCAAGAGCGCAAACGTCTTGAATCTCTAGCAAAAGTTGACCTTGCTCATCCTGATTTCAAAGTGGTATTTCGAGGCTATAATCCTTGCGAAATTGATGAGTTTATCCAGAAAACACATACGCCAAAAGAAATTTATGAAGCTCATTTTACCAAGCAGTTCCGGGGCTATAACACTTATCAAGTTGACTTTTATCTTGACGCATGGATTCAAAAACTGAAAGGAAATTTATGA